CGGTCTCAAAGCGGGAGATTCCCTGGACGTGGATGGTCCCTTTGGAACCTCCTATCTTCGGCAGGATCATACGGGCCCCATTCTCGCAGTAGCGGGAGGTTCGGGGATTGCGCCGATCAAAGCAATCGTTGACGCGGCCCTTTACCATGGGATGAAGCAGGATATTCACCTCTATTTTGGCGTGAGAGAGGATAGGGACCTCTACCTTTCCAGGCATTTTGAAAATCTTGCGCAGCAGTATCCGAATTTGGATTTTCATACCGTTCTGGACCGCGGGAACACCCATGGCAAGCAGCGGATAGGACGGCTTGATCAGGTAATTTTCTCAGACTGGAAGTGCTTCGAAGGGATGTGGCAGGCTTACGTTGCTGGACCTCCGCCTCTGGTTGAAACCTTGGCCCATCGTCTTCCGGAAATGGGGATTCTGCCCGACAGTATATTTGCTGATCCGTTTGTCTTCTCAAGAGATTGACTGTTGTGGCACAGTAAAACCAGTTTTGTCACAAAAATGATCCGTGGTCCGTATACGGATGGATCATGTTGGCAATGAAAGGGTCGATGCATTGCGCTTAATGGAATTACATACTGTCAAGGCATTCCTGGGTTTTCTTCTGTTGATAGATCTGAACCCAAGCACCGCTTATGCGCACAAAAGTCATATTCATGCGAAACCAGGCCCAGGTCTTAACGATGAAAAAGAGCCAGTTAAGGAAGCAGGAATCGAGGCTGACGCCGTTTTCAGTCCGATAGGAGCGTGCAGGGGATTCCCATTCAAAGGGCATGGCTCGGTGTCTGAGGATTTGACAGCAATTGAAGAGGTTGTCCGTGACGGATCAATGCCTCCGGTTCGCTATCGTGTCTTGCATCCTGGATCGAGCCTCACAGGAGTGGAGCGGGAAAGAGTAACGAATTGGGTGGAGGATAGCTTAAAGCTCTTGAAAGAATAGGCTTCGTTTTCGCCTGGAGTTTAAAAAAGCTATGCATAGAAGCGAGAAACACTGCATGAAATACTCAATAAATCGTCGAACCTTTTTGTGTGGCACGACTGCCCTTGGCGGGACCGCAGCATTTGCTTCCTGGTTTCCTGCTTGGGCCAAGCCGGTATCGGCAGGGATTGTGCGCCCCCTTCCTACGCTGTCAGGCGAAAACATTCATCTGAAAATAGCCCATCAGATGATGACGATCGATGGCCGGGAAAGTCATGCCATCGGAATGAACGGAACTGTGCCTGCTCCCCTGATACGTCTCAGGGAAGGCCAAAAGGTACGTATTCACGTGCAAAATGATCTAGACGAAGATTCGTCCATCCATTGGCACGGCTTGATCTTGCCTTTTCACATGGACGGCGTTCCAGGCGTGAGCTTCCCTGGTATCAAACCTCGCTCGACATTTGTCTATGAGTTCCCAATCGTTCAATCGGGAACCTATTGGTACCATAGCCATTCAGGATTGCAGGAGCAGCTGGGACATTACGGTCCTATCGTTATAGATCCCGCTGGGCAAGACCCCATAAAATCGGACCGAGAACATGTGATCGTCCTTTCCGATCACAGTCAGATGCATCCCCATATCATTGCTCGAAAACTCAAGCAGCAGGGTGGTTACTTCAATCGCCAAAAGCAGACACTGGCCAGTCTTCTGGCAGGAAAGGATCAGCCTTTATCCGAACGCTTTGAGTGGAGCGCGATGAGGATGGATCCGACCGATATCTCCGATGTGACCGGATCGACTTATAGCTACCTCGTCAACGGCCACGGGCCACTTGACAATTGGACAGCCCTTTTTGTGCCCGGAGAAAAAGTTAGACTTCGCATTATTAATGCCTCGGCGATGACAACCTTCAATTTTCGAATTCCGGGCTTGCGCTTGACAGTAGTCCAAGCTGATGGGTTAGCTGTTCGACCAGTCGCGGTGGACGAGATTCAGGTCGCAGTCGCCGAGACTTACGATGTGATCGTAGAGCCGAAAGAAAATGTCGCGTACACCATAGTCGGCGAGACGGTTGATCGCTCGGGTATGGCGCGCGCGACCCTTGCTCCTCGCGAGGGTATGGTAGCAGCTGTCCCACCTCTTCGTCCCCGCCCTCTTGCTGATATGAAAGATATGGGTATGGGAAGCATGGGAGGTGCAGGCAACTGCCCTCCGGAGCACGCTGCAATGGGTCATTGCAAGCCCG
This region of Oligoflexus sp. genomic DNA includes:
- a CDS encoding FAD-binding oxidoreductase codes for the protein MEKSWLTHDTVRLIVVLPENVRFHPGQYALLRINDFGERSYSMANRANGRTLEFFVRQVPDGRVSGFIANGLKAGDSLDVDGPFGTSYLRQDHTGPILAVAGGSGIAPIKAIVDAALYHGMKQDIHLYFGVREDRDLYLSRHFENLAQQYPNLDFHTVLDRGNTHGKQRIGRLDQVIFSDWKCFEGMWQAYVAGPPPLVETLAHRLPEMGILPDSIFADPFVFSRD
- a CDS encoding heme-binding domain-containing protein translates to MDHVGNERVDALRLMELHTVKAFLGFLLLIDLNPSTAYAHKSHIHAKPGPGLNDEKEPVKEAGIEADAVFSPIGACRGFPFKGHGSVSEDLTAIEEVVRDGSMPPVRYRVLHPGSSLTGVERERVTNWVEDSLKLLKE
- a CDS encoding copper resistance system multicopper oxidase; translated protein: MKYSINRRTFLCGTTALGGTAAFASWFPAWAKPVSAGIVRPLPTLSGENIHLKIAHQMMTIDGRESHAIGMNGTVPAPLIRLREGQKVRIHVQNDLDEDSSIHWHGLILPFHMDGVPGVSFPGIKPRSTFVYEFPIVQSGTYWYHSHSGLQEQLGHYGPIVIDPAGQDPIKSDREHVIVLSDHSQMHPHIIARKLKQQGGYFNRQKQTLASLLAGKDQPLSERFEWSAMRMDPTDISDVTGSTYSYLVNGHGPLDNWTALFVPGEKVRLRIINASAMTTFNFRIPGLRLTVVQADGLAVRPVAVDEIQVAVAETYDVIVEPKENVAYTIVGETVDRSGMARATLAPREGMVAAVPPLRPRPLADMKDMGMGSMGGAGNCPPEHAAMGHCKPDAGPAHSGMNHGEAGGMDHSMRDMSLAPGVKDTPTVQSISPMPVDRMGEPGQGLQDVGHKVLVYRDLVAVERNPDVRAPSRTLQIHLTGNMERYMWAFDGVKLNEVKKPIPFTEGERVRVTLVNDTMMGHPIHLHGHFFELVTGHGDYAPRKHTIQVQPGGTATFDFTADAVGDWAFHCHLLYHMHAGMMQVVTVRPRKGSAS